The Apium graveolens cultivar Ventura chromosome 6, ASM990537v1, whole genome shotgun sequence genome contains a region encoding:
- the LOC141668398 gene encoding transcription factor SRM1-like, with protein MSRNESIEFSKWSREQNKMFEYGIATYPENSEDRWEKIAADIPGKSVEDVKRHYDLLVNDIERIEYGCVPLPCYSSTLDVVTVIVDDEENSKKADNINQFSADSGKASRTEQERRKGTPWTADEHRNFLLGLEKYGKGDWRSISRNFVVTRTPTQVASHAQKYFIRLNSVNKGRRRTSIHDITNVKISDESVFKGPITSHANGSPGGDRDGRTTIGQPVGGHLISAVETPVNLPQPSHMEFVSRASVPGQIIPRPSVNIGFTGYPMPHNHR; from the exons ATGAGTCGTAACGAATCCATTGAGTTCTCCAAATGGAGCAGAGAACAAAATAAGATGTTTGAGTATGGTATAGCAACTTATCCCGAGAATTCAGAAGATCGATGGGAGAAAATTGCTGCTGACATTCCTGGGAAATCTGTAGAAGATGTCAAGAGACACTATGACCTCCTAGTTAATGATATTGAAAGAATTGAGTATGGCTGCGTGCCACTGCCGTGTTACAGTTCCACTTTAGATGTCGTAACAGTCATAGTGGATGATGAAGAAAATAGTAAGAAAGCTGACAACATTAACCAATTCAGTGCTGATAGTGGGAAAGCTTCACGGACAGAGCAGGAGCGCCGCAAAGGGACTCCGTGGACAGCGGATGAGCACAG GAATTTTCTTCTTGGTCTGGAGAAATATGGTAAAGGTGATTGGCGAAGTATATCAAGGAACTTTGTGGTGACAAGAACACCTACACAAGTTGCCAGCCATGCACAAAAGTACTTCATTCGATTAAACTCCGTAAACAAAGGCAGGAGGAGAACAAGCATTCATGATATTACTAATGTCAAAATCAGCGACGAATCAGTTTTCAAAGGGCCAATCACCAGTCACGCAAATGGTTCACCTGGAGGAGATCGGGATGGTAGGACAACCATCGGGCAACCAGTAGGAGGACATCTTATCTCAGCAGTTGAAACACCGGTGAATCTTCCCCAACCATCACATATGGAATTTGTTTCAAGAGCCTCGGTTCCTGGACAAATTATTCCGCGTCCCTCAGTTAACATCGGTTTCACGGGATATCCAATGCCTCATAATCATAGGTAA
- the LOC141668267 gene encoding uncharacterized protein LOC141668267: MSGKRVLIIGGTGYVGQHLLEGLSNTAFEKGIDLAFTHHSNLPPEPLIKAIHSHCLAFPVDLRNGDGFDAISLSFGQPDVVVNLAALSVPRACEMDPVTAMCVNVPSALIEWLLTFDDDSTLLIHFSTDHVYEGVKSFYKEEDETAPVNVYGRSKAESEHFISANWANFAILRSSIIYGPQTAAPVRKSLPVQWLDSLLAKGRQVEFCRDEFRCPIYINDVVTIIQTLTCRWMSGCNEMQLVLNVGGPDRLSRLQMAETVAAVRGYKSSLLKPISASLIDRGVKSPADISMDISKLIQMLGFSPMKFEEGVRLTFRNETNTSS, from the exons ATGAGCGGCAAGAGGGTATTAATAATTGGAGGAACAGGGTATGTAGGTCAGCATCTTTTAGAAGGATTATCAAATACAGCCTTTGAGAAAGGCATTGATCTTGCTTTTACCCATCACAGCAATCTTCCTCCTGAGCCATTGATTAAAGCCATTCATTCCCATTGTCTTGCTTTCCCTGTTGATTTACGCAACGGAGATGGTTTCGATGCCATTTCCCTATCATTTGGCCAG CCTGATGTGGTGGTCAATCTTGCTGCACTCTCTGTACCTCGTGCCTGCGAGATGGATCCTGTTACTGCTATGTGTGTCAATGTGCCATCTGCACTTATTGAATGGTTATTAACTTTCGACGATGACAGTACTCTTCTGATTCATTTTTCCACTGATCATG TTTATGAAGGGGTAAAATCCTTCTACAAGGAAGAGGATGAGACTGCTCCAGTGAATGTATATGGGAGGTCCAAAGCTGAATCAGAGCATTTCATATCTGCAAACTGGGCCAACTTTGCAATTCTGAGAAGCAGTATCATATATGGGCCACAGACTGCTGCACCTGTTCGTAAGTCGCTTCCGGTTCAG TGGCTTGATAGTCTTCTTGCCAAAGGACGACAAGTTGAATTTTGTCGTGATGAATTTCGTTGCCCTATCTATATCAACGATGTAGTGACCATCATACAAACTTTGACTTGCAGATGGATGTCAG GATGTAATGAAATGCAACTGGTTCTGAATGTCGGGGGGCCAGACAGACTATCACGGCTCCAAATGGCAGAGACCGTGGCAGCTGTTAGAGGTTATAAAAGCTCATTACTCAAACCAATATCGGCTTCATTA ATTGATCGCGGTGTCAAGTCCCCTGCTGACATATCAATGGACATCAGCAAACTAATTCAAATGCTAGGCTTTTCTCCTATGAAATTTGAAGAAGGCGTCAGATTAACGTTCAGAAATGAAACTAACACCAGTTCTTAA